Proteins encoded together in one Acholeplasma hippikon window:
- the rbfA gene encoding 30S ribosome-binding factor RbfA, whose product MSITTERLGSLILRELVYIINDVVKNSQIGYITLTETKVTKDLSFCTVYYTILRDEKEIIAKAQQVLDENKKVIRMRLAEKIRNMRKIPDLIFKYDEALAYGNHINKLLNEIK is encoded by the coding sequence ATGAGTATTACAACTGAGCGCCTAGGTTCTCTAATCTTAAGAGAATTAGTTTACATCATTAATGATGTTGTAAAAAATAGTCAAATTGGTTATATTACATTAACTGAAACAAAAGTAACAAAAGACTTAAGTTTCTGTACAGTATATTACACAATTTTAAGAGATGAAAAAGAAATCATCGCAAAAGCACAACAAGTTCTTGATGAAAATAAAAAAGTAATTAGAATGCGTTTAGCTGAAAAAATTAGAAATATGAGAAAGATTCCTGATCTAATCTTCAAATATGATGAAGCATTAGCTTATGGAAATCATATTAATAAACTATTAAATGAAATCAAATAA